The sequence below is a genomic window from Streptococcus pantholopis.
GACTGATAACCAAAACAACAGTTAAAAATCCAATAATCAGTAAGTTTATATCTGTACTAAAAGGAAGCAAATCCTGAACAGAGCGGATATCCAAAAGCCCGAGATTGGCGCGGCGCATGATAAGGAGCATAATGGAATTGCAGGAAGTCATCACCAAAATTCCAGCCAAAATAGTCGGAATTTTCCCTTTGGTATAGAGCAGACCAGTTATAAGTCCAGCCAAACAGCCGGCAATCATTCCGGCAGCAGTGGCCAAAAGCGGATGGCTTCCGTGATTCATGAGCGTCACGGCTACCGCTCCTCCCAAGGGGAAAGAACCTTCTGTTGTCATATCAGGAAAATTCAAGATACGAAAAGTCAGATAAATTCCCAAGCCCAAAATTCCCCAGAGCAGACCTTGCGATACGGACGAAATAATCATATTTTTACCACTCCTTTATTGACTTTGTCAGCTGCAAGTATCAAGCCGGCAGACTGACTAGTCTGTTTAATCATTGGCTGCAATCACAGTATCCGCCTCAGAGATTACACTGTCAGGAACTGTGATATCCAGTGTCTTAGCCGCTTGAAGGTTAACTATCGGAGTACCGCTGTCAACGATTTTAACTGGAACATCTTTGACTTCCTTTCCAGCTAAAAGCTTAACCACTATTTTAGCTGTTTCGACTCCCAGTTCATATTGGCTTTGCGCAACTGAAGCGATGCTGCCCTGCTCAACCATCGTGTCAACACTGGAGTACACCGGCAGTTTTGCGGCATTAGCAGCTGACACGACTGTCGTAAAGGCACTGGCGATTGTATTGTCCTGAGGAACAAAAACAGCATCCACTTTGCCAGTCATAACAGACATAGTTGTTGAGATTTCGTTCGTTGAAGGTACTGCATATTCCGCAACCGTCAGGCCTGCCGCTTCTGCTTCTTCCTTGAATTCTTTAACCTGCGAGGCTGAATTGTCTTCGCTGCTGGCATAAAGAACACCTACCGTTTTAACCTCAGGAGTAATATCTGTTATCAGCTTGACAGTCTGTTTTGTCGGTACCTGATTAGAAACACCTGTTACATTGGCTTCAGGCTTTTCCAGATTGGCAACAAGTTTGGCTCCTACAGGATCCGAAATTGCCCCCATAACCACCGGAATATCTTTAGTGGCGGAGGCCAGTCCCTGTGCAGCTGGTGTAGCAATACCAACCAGCACATCATTATCGCTATTGGCCAATTGTTTACTCATGGTCTGAATCTTACTTTGGTCGCCTTCGGCATTCATATCGGTAATCTCAATATTGTCTCCGGAGTAGCCCGCCTCTTCAAGACCGTCAACAATTCCCTGATGAATTTCATCCAGAGCATCATGGGTCACATACTGCAAAATCCCTACCTTGACAACCTTCTTATCATTTGTTCCAGCCTGATTGTTCACATTCTGATAAATCAGCGCTCCCGCAGCTAAAACCAGAAGTGCCGCAAGCGTAACCATTAAACCTTTATTTTTCATACAACTCCCTCACACAAGATACAAAGGGCGGTAAGAACGCAAAAGGAAAATAGGAGACTGACCGATGAATCCAAAAAGATTCGAGGTCAGGCTATCTTTTTCCCGCAGCGTTTAGCCCGTGTTCAATTCACAAGATACAAAGCCCGTCTAAAAATCCGTATGAAAATAGGGGATGGCAAGTGATGCCTAAGCATCACGCTGACAGCCATCTTTTTCACTAGGATTTTAGGGCGTGTTCAATTCATCAAGATACAAAGCCCGTTAAAAGAGCAAAGCAAAAAGGCGGTAAGCCAGAAATCTATGATTTCGTAGGCGCACCCCTGCCAGAACGACTAGAAAGCTGCGGTCGACTGTTAAGACAACAAAGCTTTCAGACGTTTACGGCTGGCGGTAAGTCCGAAATCTTTGATTTCGCAGACGCACCTCTGCCAAGACGACTAGAAGGGTGCGGTCGGCCGCAGGACGATAAAGCTTTCAGACGTTTACGGCTGGCGGTAAGTCCGAAATCTTTGATTTCGCAGACGCACCTCTGCCAAGACGACTAGAAGAGGGCAATAAAAGTTTCTAACTTTCAAATTGTTTCTAACCTACTCTGCAGATCTCAGATTTTGCTAAGCAGGCAGAGAAAGATTTGCTGCCCGGGGTAGGCAGAATCCGCAGCAGCTGTCCTTCAGCCTTGCTCCCTCCGGCTTCTGTTTCTTTTTTCAACAAGAACAAGTCTTTGCCAAAAAGAAAAGCGCTCAGTAAGAAAATCTCACCACGCGCTTCTGTTTTCAGACTAAGACTCAAAGCGCATAGATACCATTTAGAATGTATTCTAAAAGCTGTATCTATGCTGTTACATAAATACAAGCTTACCTATGCCAACTTTGCCACGCTGTTAACGTTTGAATCGCCATCGCCTTAGTCTTCCTTTCTGCCTTTTTTATTATTATATCCTAAATTCTGAAAATTGCAAGCGGTTTTTCAAATGTTTCTAAAAATCGGACTAAAGACAGCTAAATAAGTATTTTGGCTGGTCTTATGATATAATAAGACCAGCTAAATTTTAGAGAGGAAAGATGGTCAGGCCTGATTGTCGTCACTTTTTGTCAGTCAGGACAGATAGCTTTTCACAAGAGCTTTCGCCATATTTTTGGTGCCCTAATTATGTCTTTTGACGGCTTTTTTTTACATCATCTAACAAAGGAATTACAGGAGCAGCTCCTTAACGGCCGTATCCAAAAGGTTAACCAGCCTTTCGACCGGGAGCTTGTCTTAACTATCCGCAATAAACGGCAAAATTACAAGCTTCTTCTGTCTGCTCACTCGGTATTTGGGCGTATTCAAATCACTCAGACAGATTTTCAAAATCCCCAGACTCCCAATACTTACACCATGATTATGAGAAAATATCTGCAGGGAGCGGTTATTGAACGGATTGAGCAAATTGAGAATGACCGTATATTAGAAATCACTGTTTCAAATAAAAATGAAATCGGAGATGCCAGCAAAACAACGCTTATTGCTGAAATTATGGGCAAGCATAGTAACATCATTCTGGTTGATAAAGGCCAGAATAAAATCATTGAATCCATCAAGCATGTCGGTTTCTCTCAAAACAGCTACCGGACAATTCTGCCCGGTTCAGCATACATTGCACCGCCAAAATCTAATCAGTTCAATCCTTATGCTATTTCCGATGAAAAGCTATTTGAAATTCTGCAGACAGAGGACCTAACTGCTAAAAATCTGCAAAAGCTTTTTCAGGGTTTGGGACGTGACACAGCTGAGGAATTGTCAGCCTCCCTCACAACTGATAAGCTGAAAACATTTCATGCCTTTTTTCAGCGTAGTTTAGTTCCTAATCTGACTAAAAAAGGCTTTTCTGCCGTTCTTTTTACTGACTCAAACCAGACTTTTACCAGTCTTGGTGAGCTGCTGGATTATTTTTATCAGGAAAAAGCAGAACGGGACCGAGTAGCAAAACGAGCTGGAGAGCTCATTCACCGCGTCCAAAATGAAAAAGATAAAAATAAGAAAAAACTTCTTAAACAGCAAAAAGAACTGGCTACAACCAATGAAGCAGAAAGCTACCGGCAGAAAGGGGAGCTGCTGACAACCTATCTCGGTCAGGTTCCAAACAATCAGGATTATGTTGAGCTGGATAATTATTATACAAATGAGAAAATCAGAATTGCTTTGAATAAAGCCCTGTCACCCAGCCAAAATGCTCAGCGTTACTTCAAGAAATATCAAAAATTAAAAGAAGCTGTCAAGCATTTAAAGGGTGTGATCCAGCAGACTAAGGACACTATAACCTACCTCGAAAGTGTGGAAACAGCTCTTAATCAGGCATCTCTAAATGATATTGCAGATATTGAAACAGAGTTGGCACAAACCGGCTTTATCAAAAAACGGCGGGCAGCTAAGCAGCAGAAGCGGAAAAAACCTGAACAGTACTTAGCTTCTGACGGCCAAACAGTCATTATGGTCGGCCGGAATAATCTGCAAAATGATGAGTTGACCTTTAAAATAGCTAAAAAAGGGGAGCTTTGGTTTCATGCCAAAGATATTCCGGGGAGCCATGTCCTTATTAAAAATAACTTACAGCCCAGCGATCAGGTTAAAACCGATGCAGCGGAACTGGCGGCTTATTTTTCCAAAGCCAGACTGTCCAATCTTGTGCCAGTCGATATGATTGAAGCCAAAAAACTCAAGAAGCCGGCCGGCAGTCGGCCAGGTTTTGTCACCTATACCGGACAGAAAACACTGCGGGTCACACCTAATCAGGATAAAATTGCTAAAATGAAGCTGAAATTCGACAGCTAAAACTAGTAAAACACCGGTCTAACTGCTTTTTTGAAAAGCAGTTAGACCGGTGTTTTAGTTGGCAATATGAGGATTTGTTTCAAAAAGAAATCAAGCCAGCCAAAAACATTATTCTGATTTATCAATGTCCTCTTTTAATTCATCCATATTCAGTTTAGCAAAAAGGTATTTACGGTCCTGAACAGGAAAACGCTGATCCAGCTGATCAACTGCCCCTACTTCAACCGTTCCTTCAGAAATCACAAAATCAATGACATGGCCACCAAAACTGAAATCATCTGAAATAAAGTGCAGGTGATACCCGGCAACACTGACACCATGAAACATTTCCGGTGTCCAAAAACCGACAATCGTCCCTGACAAATTTTCCCGTGTATACTCGGGCTGATGGGTTGCTACCTCAGCAAACTTCGTATCAGGAGCAGATTTGGGAATCATCCGAACATGCATTTTAGCGAAGTCACCCTTTATCTTTATCGAGCGAAAAAGATTGACCCCATCATAGTAAGATTCAATCCGTTTCTCAAGCTCTTTCGCCGTCATAGCAAAGCGCTGACGAAAGATGACCTCTGCCTTATGCGGAACAACCGCTGCATAAGGAACCGTCACCTCGTTTGACAGCTCGACAACCTTAGGCACACCATCAGACCCCTTAGCCTGATAGGCCTTACCATCAAGGACAATCAATTCACCATCGATTGAGTCCAGAGTCCCAATCCCTAAATCCCCATGCTCCAGCAGCTCGCCGATAGTCAGAGTGCCGCCGTACAAACCAGCCATCAAAGCTCCTAGGGTATTGTACTGAAATAATTTAATCGCTTCAACCATAAAGTCACCACACAAAAATACAAAGCCTGTATAAACCACAAAGGAAAATGATGGTAAGCTAGAAAGCTGCGGCAGACTGTCAAGACTGCAAAGCCTTCAGACATCTGCCGCTCTCATGAAATGAAATAGCTAAGCAGAGCATGCTCTTTTTCACTAGGTTTTTAGGCCATGTTCAATTAACAAGATACAAAGCCCGTTAAGAACGCAAAAGGAAAATAGGAGACTGACTGACGAATCACCAGATTCTAAGTCAGGATATCTTTTTCCCGCAGCGTTTAGGGCGTGTTCAATCAACAAGATACAAAGGGCGTCTCAATATAAAAATTTCGCTGGATTCAGTAAAATTCATCAGGCAGAATCGTTTCTCCCAGCTTGATATTATCCTTGTAGTCAATCGGGACATCAATTAAAACCGGACCGCTTTTCGAATCGCTGAGGGCCTGCCTGAACAGCTCCTCAAAATCCTTTTTGCTCTTAGCACGGTAGCCTTTGGCACCGAAACTTTCTGCATATTTAACAAAATCAACCGAACCCAAATCAACCCCTGATGACCGGCCGTATTTCATTTCTTCCTGAAAGGCCACCATATTATAACTGCCATCATTCCAAATGATATGAATAATCGGCAGCTGCAGCCGAACAGCTGTTTCCAGTTCTTGGGCTGAAAAGAGAAAGCCACCGTCTCCGGATACGGATATAACTTTGGTATTAGGGCGGACTAAGGCCGCTGCTATGGCCCAAGGAAGAGCCACACCTAAGGTCTGCATCCCATTAGAAAAAAGGAGGTGGCGCGACTCATAGGATTTAAAATAGCGGGCCATCCAGATATAGTGGCTGCCAACATCAACTGTTACCGTCATAGTATCATCGGTATGAGTCTGCAATACTTCAATGACATCAAGCGGATGGACTAGATTCTCTTTAGAAGAGCGATGAAATTTCACGTCATCGACAACATTGTCTCTCAAACCCTTGAGATAGGCTATTGAACCTTCAGGCAGCTGGTAGCCGGATACTGCAGGAAGAAGCAAATCCAATGTATCTTCAATACTGCCAATCAGCTCGCGTTCAGGCTGAAAGTAGGTATCAATCTCAGCTTGGGCAACATCTATTACAATGATGCGGGCCGAAATTTCAGCATTCCAGTTGCGGGCTTCATATTCAATCGGATCATAACCGATAGCTATCACTAAATCAGCTTTTTTCAGCAGCATATCACCGGGCTGGTTGCGAAACAGACCCACACGGCCAAAAAAGGTATCGGCTTCCAAATCCCGTGAGACAATTCCGGCCCCCTGAAAGGTTTCAACAACCGGGAGTTT
It includes:
- the trpX gene encoding tryptophan ABC transporter substrate-binding protein, which produces MKNKGLMVTLAALLVLAAGALIYQNVNNQAGTNDKKVVKVGILQYVTHDALDEIHQGIVDGLEEAGYSGDNIEITDMNAEGDQSKIQTMSKQLANSDNDVLVGIATPAAQGLASATKDIPVVMGAISDPVGAKLVANLEKPEANVTGVSNQVPTKQTVKLITDITPEVKTVGVLYASSEDNSASQVKEFKEEAEAAGLTVAEYAVPSTNEISTTMSVMTGKVDAVFVPQDNTIASAFTTVVSAANAAKLPVYSSVDTMVEQGSIASVAQSQYELGVETAKIVVKLLAGKEVKDVPVKIVDSGTPIVNLQAAKTLDITVPDSVISEADTVIAAND
- a CDS encoding Rqc2 family fibronectin-binding protein, with the translated sequence MSFDGFFLHHLTKELQEQLLNGRIQKVNQPFDRELVLTIRNKRQNYKLLLSAHSVFGRIQITQTDFQNPQTPNTYTMIMRKYLQGAVIERIEQIENDRILEITVSNKNEIGDASKTTLIAEIMGKHSNIILVDKGQNKIIESIKHVGFSQNSYRTILPGSAYIAPPKSNQFNPYAISDEKLFEILQTEDLTAKNLQKLFQGLGRDTAEELSASLTTDKLKTFHAFFQRSLVPNLTKKGFSAVLFTDSNQTFTSLGELLDYFYQEKAERDRVAKRAGELIHRVQNEKDKNKKKLLKQQKELATTNEAESYRQKGELLTTYLGQVPNNQDYVELDNYYTNEKIRIALNKALSPSQNAQRYFKKYQKLKEAVKHLKGVIQQTKDTITYLESVETALNQASLNDIADIETELAQTGFIKKRRAAKQQKRKKPEQYLASDGQTVIMVGRNNLQNDELTFKIAKKGELWFHAKDIPGSHVLIKNNLQPSDQVKTDAAELAAYFSKARLSNLVPVDMIEAKKLKKPAGSRPGFVTYTGQKTLRVTPNQDKIAKMKLKFDS
- the budA gene encoding acetolactate decarboxylase translates to MVEAIKLFQYNTLGALMAGLYGGTLTIGELLEHGDLGIGTLDSIDGELIVLDGKAYQAKGSDGVPKVVELSNEVTVPYAAVVPHKAEVIFRQRFAMTAKELEKRIESYYDGVNLFRSIKIKGDFAKMHVRMIPKSAPDTKFAEVATHQPEYTRENLSGTIVGFWTPEMFHGVSVAGYHLHFISDDFSFGGHVIDFVISEGTVEVGAVDQLDQRFPVQDRKYLFAKLNMDELKEDIDKSE
- the alsS gene encoding acetolactate synthase AlsS, with translation MSEENMDYGADLIVDSLLNHNVKYVFGIPGAKIDRVFDTLKDKGPELIVARHEQNAVFMAQGIGRITGEPGLVLVTSGPGIANLATGLVTATDEGDPVLAIGGQVKRSDLLKRSHQSMNNVAMLEPITKYAAEVHDADTLSETIANAYRIAKAGKPGASFISVPQDVTDSQVTVKAIKPLTDPQLGSASVADINYLAQAIRNSVLPVLLLGNGASSANVTAAIRGLLTAVKLPVVETFQGAGIVSRDLEADTFFGRVGLFRNQPGDMLLKKADLVIAIGYDPIEYEARNWNAEISARIIVIDVAQAEIDTYFQPERELIGSIEDTLDLLLPAVSGYQLPEGSIAYLKGLRDNVVDDVKFHRSSKENLVHPLDVIEVLQTHTDDTMTVTVDVGSHYIWMARYFKSYESRHLLFSNGMQTLGVALPWAIAAALVRPNTKVISVSGDGGFLFSAQELETAVRLQLPIIHIIWNDGSYNMVAFQEEMKYGRSSGVDLGSVDFVKYAESFGAKGYRAKSKKDFEELFRQALSDSKSGPVLIDVPIDYKDNIKLGETILPDEFY